A genome region from Fodinibius salicampi includes the following:
- a CDS encoding pyridoxal phosphate-dependent aminotransferase → MQKRKLRRKFLHDGSGQLTYEIREIVSLAEQFREQGLSITWENIGDPIAKGEKLPDWIKEIIVDLVKDDSTYSYSSTKGNPQAREFLAQKVNERGGCTISADEIVFFNGLGDAVGKVFGYLKKEARVIGPSPAYSTHSSAEAAHSGYKHLTYKLDPDNNWLPDIDDLRRKVKYNDSIAGLLIINPDNPTGAVYPQYILEEMVGIARDHRLFMICDEIYGNIIYNGSDTAALSQVIGDVPGIALRGISKEYPWPGARCGWMEVYNQDHYPAFKTYIETLVNAKMLEVSSTNLPQLSIPRIMGDPRYQHHLEARKEMFAERAAEAYKIFSSVDGIKVIKPQGAFYMTVLFDDGVLTKNQRLPIPQADIKALLQENTSEITLDKRFVYYLLASTGICVVPLTGFASDKHGFRLTLLETDDKKRRQTWQTIAHNIEKYLLS, encoded by the coding sequence ATGCAAAAACGAAAGCTACGTCGAAAATTCCTGCACGACGGATCTGGTCAACTAACCTATGAAATTCGGGAAATTGTAAGTCTTGCCGAACAGTTCCGGGAACAGGGACTGTCAATTACCTGGGAAAATATTGGTGATCCTATTGCAAAAGGAGAAAAACTTCCGGACTGGATAAAGGAAATTATTGTTGACCTTGTTAAAGACGACAGTACCTATAGCTACAGCAGTACAAAAGGGAATCCACAAGCCCGCGAGTTTTTGGCGCAAAAGGTCAATGAACGAGGCGGATGTACCATCTCTGCAGATGAAATAGTTTTTTTCAATGGCCTGGGAGATGCCGTAGGCAAAGTATTTGGATACCTTAAGAAAGAGGCACGCGTTATTGGTCCCTCTCCCGCTTATTCTACGCATTCCTCCGCCGAGGCCGCGCATTCCGGATATAAACACCTGACGTACAAGCTTGATCCGGACAATAACTGGCTCCCCGATATCGATGATCTCCGCAGAAAAGTAAAATACAACGATTCTATTGCCGGATTGCTTATTATCAATCCGGATAATCCCACCGGAGCCGTTTATCCTCAATACATTCTTGAAGAGATGGTTGGCATCGCCCGGGATCACCGCCTTTTTATGATATGCGATGAAATTTACGGAAATATCATTTATAACGGATCTGATACGGCAGCACTCAGCCAGGTCATTGGAGACGTTCCGGGAATTGCTCTTCGCGGTATTTCAAAAGAATACCCATGGCCGGGTGCTCGCTGCGGATGGATGGAAGTATATAACCAAGACCACTACCCTGCATTTAAGACCTACATAGAGACACTTGTCAACGCAAAAATGCTAGAGGTTAGTTCAACAAATCTGCCTCAGCTCTCTATTCCCCGAATCATGGGTGATCCGCGATACCAACATCATTTGGAAGCACGTAAAGAGATGTTTGCGGAGCGAGCTGCTGAAGCTTATAAAATATTTTCTAGCGTAGACGGTATAAAGGTCATAAAACCACAGGGCGCTTTTTATATGACGGTACTATTCGATGATGGGGTATTGACCAAAAATCAAAGACTTCCGATCCCCCAAGCTGATATTAAAGCCCTTTTGCAGGAGAATACGAGTGAGATTACACTGGATAAGCGCTTCGTCTATTATTTATTGGCTTCCACCGGAATCTGTGTTGTACCTCTTACGGGATTTGCCAGCGACAAACATGGTTTTCGCCTTACCCTTTTGGAAACCGACGATAAAAAAAGACGACAGACCTGGCAAACAATCGCCCACAATATCGAGAAATACCTGCTCTCTTAA